A region of Pseudarthrobacter sp. NIBRBAC000502770 DNA encodes the following proteins:
- a CDS encoding CynX/NimT family MFS transporter, translating into MPGIPPASPPAAARAGTVPAAPATGSAPAKPRSAVVFGVIALVLIGLNLRAGITGASALLHDLQAVLGYGALVASIIPSIPTLCFALAGAATSWLTGKLGVEKAILLSLALLAGGLMLRGIPATGMLVAGSVVGMSGLAICNVAMPSFIREHFASRTSLMTAVYTVTMTTGGTLTSVAVVPLAHALGSPSAAVGAVGIAAVAAFVGFLPVALHAHRSTVRTTAGHVSPWPLLRTRKGQLLTAIFTLQALLAYALLSWFPYMLTTMGLSASDSGLMFGLMQLVSVPAGMVLIAIGARPRMLRPAFYLASIIMAAGIAALLSLPVALAAVPAVLIGFGLGIFPLVMVMISRSGTSTAETTALSTLAQSSGYLLATAGPFGMGLLHSATGGWSLPLVLLLVLALAQIVVSHLITGPAMSRNAEGK; encoded by the coding sequence ATGCCAGGAATTCCCCCCGCGTCCCCACCCGCAGCAGCCCGGGCCGGCACGGTGCCGGCCGCCCCGGCCACCGGCAGCGCCCCTGCCAAGCCGCGTTCCGCCGTCGTCTTCGGTGTCATTGCGCTGGTCCTGATCGGCCTGAACCTTCGCGCCGGCATCACCGGGGCCTCCGCGCTCCTGCATGATCTCCAGGCGGTGCTTGGCTATGGGGCGCTGGTGGCGTCCATCATTCCCTCGATCCCCACCCTGTGTTTCGCCCTGGCCGGCGCCGCCACCTCCTGGCTGACCGGCAAGCTTGGCGTGGAGAAGGCCATCCTGCTGTCCCTGGCACTGCTGGCCGGCGGCCTCATGCTGCGCGGGATCCCTGCCACGGGCATGCTGGTGGCAGGGAGCGTGGTGGGGATGTCGGGCCTGGCCATCTGCAACGTGGCCATGCCGTCCTTCATCCGGGAGCACTTCGCGTCCCGTACGTCGTTGATGACCGCCGTCTACACGGTGACCATGACCACCGGCGGCACCCTGACATCGGTGGCGGTGGTCCCGCTGGCCCATGCGCTGGGGTCGCCGTCCGCCGCCGTGGGCGCCGTGGGCATCGCTGCCGTCGCTGCCTTCGTGGGCTTCCTGCCGGTGGCACTGCACGCCCACCGCAGCACCGTCCGGACCACCGCCGGCCATGTGTCCCCCTGGCCGCTGCTCCGCACCCGGAAGGGCCAGCTCCTCACTGCCATCTTCACCCTGCAGGCCCTGCTGGCCTACGCCCTCCTGAGCTGGTTCCCCTACATGCTCACCACGATGGGCCTGAGCGCATCGGACAGCGGGCTGATGTTCGGCCTCATGCAGCTGGTCTCCGTCCCGGCGGGCATGGTGCTGATTGCCATCGGAGCCAGGCCGCGGATGCTGCGTCCGGCGTTCTACCTGGCGAGCATCATCATGGCCGCCGGGATCGCGGCGCTGCTGTCCCTCCCCGTGGCATTAGCGGCCGTCCCGGCGGTCCTGATCGGTTTTGGGCTGGGCATCTTCCCGCTCGTCATGGTGATGATCAGCCGGAGCGGAACCAGCACCGCCGAAACCACCGCCCTGTCCACCTTGGCACAGTCTTCCGGCTACTTGCTGGCCACCGCCGGCCCGTTTGGCATGGGCCTCCTGCACAGCGCCACCGGGGGCTGGTCCCTGCCGCTGGTGCTGCTGCTGGTCCTGGCCTTGGCCCAGATCGTGGTGTCCCACCTCATCACGGGACCCGCGATGTCCAGGAACGCGGAAGGGAAATAA
- a CDS encoding DUF1206 domain-containing protein produces the protein MSDGESTLSQAADAVEEASNHRVLDVLARTGFAVMALLHVILGAIAIAIAFGHPGDAEPTGAIARLADNPWGPLVMWVCVAACLGLALWQASEATLRARSLPRKQRLAKLVSSGFLAIAYGSVGLTFAGFALGQRSDSGDNTRDFSASLMDTPAGPWLLVALGLTILGIGIYFMVKGFRRGFKEELFHFEGTRRGRLIDSLGVTGHVAKGVALDLTGLLFIIAAAKHRPEESTGLDGSLKALQDHPFGPTLLVAIGAGFIAYGIFALIRARFGRM, from the coding sequence ATGTCCGACGGCGAATCCACCCTCAGCCAGGCAGCGGACGCTGTCGAGGAAGCGTCCAACCACAGGGTCCTGGATGTCCTGGCCCGCACCGGGTTTGCCGTCATGGCTTTGCTTCATGTCATCCTCGGCGCCATTGCCATCGCCATCGCGTTCGGCCATCCGGGTGATGCCGAACCCACCGGCGCCATCGCCCGGCTTGCGGACAACCCCTGGGGGCCACTGGTCATGTGGGTCTGCGTGGCGGCCTGCCTGGGCCTTGCGTTATGGCAGGCCAGCGAGGCAACCCTGCGGGCCAGGAGCCTGCCCCGCAAGCAACGGCTGGCCAAGCTTGTGTCATCGGGATTCCTGGCCATCGCCTACGGCAGCGTGGGTTTGACCTTCGCCGGCTTTGCCCTGGGGCAGCGCAGCGACTCGGGCGACAACACGCGCGACTTCAGTGCCAGCCTGATGGACACCCCTGCAGGGCCGTGGCTCCTTGTGGCGCTGGGCCTGACCATCCTGGGCATCGGCATCTACTTCATGGTCAAAGGGTTCCGGCGCGGCTTCAAGGAGGAGCTGTTCCACTTCGAGGGCACCAGGCGCGGCAGGCTGATCGACAGCCTGGGCGTCACCGGCCACGTGGCCAAGGGGGTGGCGCTGGACCTCACCGGGCTGCTGTTCATCATCGCCGCCGCAAAGCACCGGCCCGAGGAGTCCACCGGGCTGGACGGCAGCCTGAAGGCGCTGCAGGACCACCCGTTCGGGCCCACGCTGCTCGTGGCCATTGGTGCAGGATTTATCGCATATGGGATTTTCGCGCTGATCCGCGCGCGCTTTGGGCGCATGTAG
- a CDS encoding FadR/GntR family transcriptional regulator yields the protein MTLSPSVRPPLAAEVTAKLRGMVHTGEWPLNQRIPPEPELMARLGVSRGTLREAIKALAHSGMLEVRRGDGTYVRATSEMSGAARRMYQDHTEQHILEVRLGLDTQAARLAARNATDDDVASLRALLAIRDQAWTSGDFEAWADADWSFHEGVARASGNPLLHELYASFGAVFHQDLLKQQARPGFNGLPRDGHETLLDAIAQRDGDAAVASVNRNLNSCAEWLAE from the coding sequence ATGACATTGAGCCCTTCGGTCCGTCCGCCGCTCGCCGCCGAGGTCACGGCCAAACTGCGCGGGATGGTCCACACCGGCGAGTGGCCGCTGAACCAGCGCATCCCGCCCGAGCCCGAGCTCATGGCCCGGCTGGGCGTTTCCCGCGGCACGCTCCGCGAAGCCATCAAGGCCCTGGCCCACAGCGGAATGCTGGAAGTACGCCGCGGCGACGGCACCTACGTGCGCGCCACGAGCGAGATGTCCGGGGCCGCGCGCCGCATGTACCAGGACCACACCGAACAGCACATCCTGGAGGTCCGGCTGGGCCTGGACACCCAGGCCGCCCGGCTGGCCGCCCGGAATGCAACGGACGACGACGTTGCCTCCCTCCGTGCCCTCCTCGCCATCAGGGACCAGGCCTGGACCTCCGGGGACTTCGAAGCCTGGGCAGACGCTGACTGGAGCTTCCATGAGGGCGTCGCCAGGGCCTCGGGCAATCCCCTGCTGCACGAGCTTTATGCGAGCTTCGGCGCCGTGTTCCACCAGGACCTGCTGAAGCAGCAGGCCCGGCCGGGCTTTAACGGGCTCCCCCGCGACGGCCACGAAACGCTGCTGGACGCCATCGCCCAGCGGGACGGGGACGCTGCCGTGGCCAGCGTGAACCGGAACCTTAACTCGTGCGCGGAGTGGCTGGCGGAGTAG
- a CDS encoding CYTH and CHAD domain-containing protein, protein MEASRGLEIEKKYDVDAGAVVPDLGQAAGVARTGAPHTDLLEAVYFDTPNHALAARRITLRRRTGGKDAGWHLKLPPRGDQAAGEGPQQRTELHAPLGRPDAVPDALLTHLLAYLRGAVPVPVVRLDTRRTTYPLYGDDGVHLADLADDHVTAERLAGRGNDTRQEWREWELELVHGKPGLFGPVEELLLAAGAKPAGHASKLARALGPGTKAGKRAAGDAAADTPGTTAPALLAGKRAPAAAVVTVYVAQQVDAILAGDSAVRLEEPEAVHNMRSATRRIRSVLAAYAKLYRAAPVRKLRTELKWLGQLLGQPRDAEVLRAQLRGQLGALQSADGVETATAKVEQRTDADYDAAYRLLQEALGTERYFRLLDTLEEFRDNPPVRADSVAPGRRAAAKAVDKAAKRLQRSRKAAKRARRGREQELALHRVRKDAKRLRHVAESAVLVHGKRAGKVAKAAHRQQKVLGQHQDAVVARDLLAAIAAEYGEPATAGIYAELLSLQEERMAAAQAAYRKAWKKSRDLFSRGVL, encoded by the coding sequence GTGGAAGCTTCCCGGGGACTCGAGATTGAGAAGAAGTACGACGTCGATGCCGGCGCCGTGGTGCCGGACCTGGGGCAGGCCGCCGGGGTGGCCCGGACCGGCGCGCCGCACACCGACCTGCTGGAGGCTGTCTACTTCGACACCCCCAACCATGCCTTGGCCGCACGCAGGATCACCCTCCGCCGCCGCACCGGCGGGAAGGATGCCGGGTGGCACCTGAAGCTGCCGCCGCGCGGAGACCAGGCAGCGGGCGAGGGGCCCCAGCAGCGGACGGAGCTGCACGCACCCCTGGGCCGGCCCGACGCCGTCCCCGACGCCCTGCTGACCCACCTTCTTGCGTATCTCAGGGGCGCCGTTCCGGTGCCGGTGGTGAGGCTGGACACCCGGCGCACCACTTACCCCCTGTATGGGGACGACGGCGTCCACCTCGCCGACCTCGCCGACGACCACGTCACTGCTGAACGGCTGGCGGGCCGCGGCAACGACACGCGGCAGGAATGGCGCGAGTGGGAGCTGGAACTGGTCCACGGGAAGCCTGGCCTTTTCGGACCCGTTGAGGAACTGCTCTTGGCTGCCGGAGCGAAGCCGGCCGGACATGCTTCGAAGCTGGCGCGAGCCCTGGGCCCCGGTACCAAGGCGGGAAAGCGTGCCGCCGGGGACGCTGCCGCCGATACCCCGGGCACCACCGCCCCCGCCCTGCTGGCCGGGAAGCGGGCCCCGGCGGCCGCCGTCGTCACCGTCTACGTGGCGCAGCAGGTCGATGCGATCCTTGCGGGCGACAGTGCCGTCCGGCTGGAGGAACCGGAGGCGGTCCACAACATGCGCTCCGCCACCCGGCGCATCCGCTCGGTCCTGGCAGCCTATGCGAAGCTCTACCGGGCTGCGCCGGTGCGCAAGCTGCGGACCGAACTGAAGTGGCTGGGCCAGCTCCTGGGCCAGCCACGCGACGCCGAGGTCCTGCGGGCGCAGCTCCGCGGGCAGCTGGGTGCACTGCAGTCCGCGGACGGCGTGGAAACGGCCACGGCAAAGGTGGAACAGCGCACGGACGCGGACTACGACGCCGCGTACCGCCTCCTGCAGGAAGCCCTCGGAACGGAGCGCTACTTCCGGCTCCTGGACACGCTTGAGGAGTTCCGTGACAACCCGCCCGTGCGCGCCGATTCGGTGGCGCCGGGACGGCGGGCGGCCGCGAAGGCGGTGGACAAGGCCGCCAAGCGGCTGCAGCGCTCCCGCAAAGCGGCCAAGCGTGCACGGCGCGGAAGGGAGCAGGAACTGGCGCTCCACCGCGTGCGCAAGGATGCCAAGCGGCTGCGCCACGTGGCTGAATCAGCAGTACTGGTGCACGGCAAGCGTGCGGGCAAGGTGGCCAAGGCCGCCCACCGGCAGCAGAAGGTCCTGGGACAACACCAGGACGCCGTGGTGGCCCGCGACCTGCTGGCCGCCATCGCGGCGGAGTACGGCGAGCCCGCCACGGCAGGCATCTATGCGGAGCTGCTCAGCCTGCAGGAGGAACGGATGGCGGCGGCGCAGGCCGCGTACCGGAAGGCCTGGAAGAAATCGCGCGATCTGTTCAGCCGCGGCGTACTCTAA
- the gabT gene encoding 4-aminobutyrate--2-oxoglutarate transaminase: MTTTASDITFRLEQKRNVQADFPGPKSVALTERRKSVVAAGVASSVPVYVADADGGIIHDVDGNSFIDLGSGIAVTSVGASDPAVVGAVKEAVEHFTHTCFMVTPYEGYVAVAEQLNRLTPGDHEKRTVLFNSGAEAVENAIKVARLATGRDAVVAFDHAYHGRTNLTMALTAKAMPYKTNFGPFAPEVYRMPMSYPYREENPAITGAEAAKRAITMIEKQIGGDQVAAIIIEPIQGEGGFIVPAEGFLPALAAWAKEKGIVFIADEVQSGFCRTGEWFAVNHEGIVPDIMTMAKGIAGGMPLSAITGRADLLDAVHPGGLGGTYGGNPVACAAALASIGSMEEYNLNGRARHIESVATARLQELQSELAAAGTGVIGDVRGRGAMLAVELVQAGSKEPNPELTKAVAAACLKEGVIILTCGTYGNVIRLLPPLVITDELLADGLEVLAAAIKAHA; this comes from the coding sequence ATGACCACCACCGCATCAGACATCACCTTCCGCCTGGAGCAGAAGCGCAACGTCCAGGCCGACTTCCCGGGCCCCAAGTCCGTGGCACTGACTGAGCGCCGCAAGTCCGTGGTGGCTGCCGGCGTCGCCTCCAGCGTCCCGGTCTACGTTGCCGACGCCGACGGCGGCATCATCCACGACGTCGACGGCAACTCCTTCATCGACCTGGGCTCCGGCATCGCGGTGACCAGCGTGGGCGCGTCCGATCCCGCCGTCGTCGGTGCCGTCAAGGAAGCCGTGGAGCACTTCACCCACACCTGCTTCATGGTCACCCCGTACGAAGGCTACGTGGCTGTGGCCGAGCAGCTGAACCGGCTCACCCCGGGCGACCACGAAAAGCGCACCGTCCTCTTCAACTCCGGCGCCGAGGCCGTGGAAAACGCCATCAAGGTGGCCCGCCTGGCCACCGGCCGGGACGCCGTTGTCGCCTTCGACCACGCCTACCACGGCCGCACCAACCTGACCATGGCGCTGACCGCGAAGGCCATGCCGTACAAGACCAACTTCGGCCCGTTCGCGCCCGAGGTCTACCGGATGCCCATGAGCTACCCGTACCGCGAGGAAAACCCCGCCATCACCGGTGCGGAGGCAGCCAAGCGCGCCATCACCATGATCGAGAAGCAGATCGGCGGAGACCAGGTTGCCGCGATCATCATCGAACCCATCCAGGGCGAGGGCGGCTTTATCGTCCCGGCCGAGGGCTTCCTGCCGGCGCTGGCCGCCTGGGCCAAGGAGAAGGGCATCGTCTTCATCGCCGACGAGGTCCAGTCCGGCTTCTGCCGCACGGGTGAATGGTTCGCCGTCAACCACGAAGGCATTGTCCCGGACATCATGACCATGGCCAAGGGCATCGCCGGCGGCATGCCGCTGTCCGCCATCACCGGCCGCGCCGACCTGCTGGATGCCGTGCACCCCGGTGGCCTGGGCGGCACCTACGGCGGCAACCCGGTGGCCTGCGCGGCTGCGTTGGCGTCCATCGGCTCCATGGAGGAGTACAACCTGAACGGCCGCGCCCGCCACATCGAATCCGTTGCCACGGCGCGCCTCCAGGAACTGCAGTCCGAGCTTGCCGCTGCCGGGACCGGCGTGATCGGCGATGTCCGCGGCCGTGGCGCCATGCTCGCCGTCGAACTTGTCCAGGCCGGTTCCAAGGAGCCGAACCCGGAGCTGACCAAGGCTGTTGCCGCCGCCTGCCTGAAGGAAGGCGTCATCATCCTCACCTGCGGCACCTACGGCAACGTCATCCGCCTGCTGCCCCCGCTGGTCATCACCGATGAACTGCTGGCAGACGGCCTGGAAGTCCTCGCCGCCGCCATCAAGGCCCACGCCTAG
- a CDS encoding aminobutyraldehyde dehydrogenase, translated as MVQTLQNFINGKFVTPAGTDLLDVVNPTNGEVVAQAPVSVQADVDAAMAAAKDAFRTWKHVTPGQRQLMLLKLADAIEANSGELVEAQHRNTGQVRSLIASEEVAAGADQLRFFAGAARILEGKSAGEYFEGHTSYVRREPIGVVAQVAPWNYPFLMAIWKIGPALAAGNTVVLKPSDTTPESTLVLARLAGEILPAGVLNVVLGTGETGAMMVEHKVPGLVSITGSVRAGIAVASGAAKGLKRAHLELGGKAPAIVFADADIKKSAAAIAEFAFFNAGQDCTAITRVLVQDSVHDDVVAAMVEHTRTLHTGSQNDEENYFGPLNNVNHFNAVTSVVENLPANCRIETGGHRAGEKGYFFEPTIITGAKQTDDVVQKETFGPVITVQKFSTEEEAVAMANDVDYALASSVWTTNHGTAMRLSRDLDFGAVWINTHILLTAEMPHGGFKQSGYGKDLSMYGVEDYTRIKHVMSALDS; from the coding sequence GTGGTCCAAACCTTGCAGAACTTCATCAACGGGAAGTTCGTCACCCCTGCCGGCACCGACCTGCTGGACGTGGTCAACCCCACCAACGGCGAAGTGGTGGCCCAAGCCCCCGTTTCGGTGCAGGCCGACGTTGACGCGGCCATGGCCGCTGCCAAGGACGCCTTCCGGACCTGGAAGCACGTGACCCCGGGACAGCGGCAGCTGATGCTGCTCAAGCTCGCCGACGCCATCGAGGCCAACAGCGGCGAACTCGTCGAGGCCCAGCACCGCAACACCGGCCAGGTCCGGTCGCTCATCGCCTCCGAGGAAGTGGCAGCCGGCGCCGACCAGCTGCGCTTCTTCGCCGGTGCCGCCAGGATCCTGGAAGGCAAGTCCGCCGGCGAGTACTTCGAGGGGCACACATCCTATGTCCGCCGTGAACCGATCGGCGTGGTGGCCCAGGTGGCCCCGTGGAACTACCCCTTCCTGATGGCCATCTGGAAGATCGGTCCCGCGCTCGCGGCCGGCAACACCGTGGTCCTCAAGCCTTCCGACACCACCCCCGAATCCACGCTGGTCCTGGCGCGCCTGGCGGGTGAGATCCTGCCCGCGGGTGTCCTGAACGTGGTGCTGGGCACCGGCGAAACCGGCGCCATGATGGTGGAGCACAAGGTCCCGGGCCTGGTGTCCATTACGGGCTCTGTGCGCGCGGGAATCGCGGTGGCCTCGGGTGCCGCCAAGGGCCTCAAGCGTGCCCACCTGGAGCTTGGCGGCAAGGCCCCGGCCATCGTGTTCGCCGACGCCGACATCAAGAAGAGCGCCGCGGCCATCGCCGAGTTCGCGTTCTTCAACGCCGGCCAGGACTGCACGGCCATTACCCGCGTCCTGGTGCAGGACTCAGTGCACGACGACGTCGTGGCCGCCATGGTGGAGCACACCAGGACCCTGCACACCGGCTCGCAGAACGACGAAGAGAACTACTTCGGCCCGTTGAACAACGTGAACCACTTCAACGCCGTGACCTCCGTGGTGGAGAACCTGCCGGCCAACTGCCGGATCGAAACCGGCGGCCACCGCGCGGGGGAGAAGGGCTACTTCTTCGAACCCACCATCATCACCGGTGCCAAGCAGACGGACGACGTGGTGCAGAAGGAAACCTTCGGCCCCGTCATTACCGTCCAGAAGTTCAGCACCGAAGAAGAGGCAGTAGCCATGGCCAACGACGTGGACTACGCCCTGGCGTCCAGTGTCTGGACCACCAACCACGGCACTGCCATGCGGCTGAGCCGTGACCTGGACTTCGGTGCCGTGTGGATCAACACCCACATCCTGCTCACCGCCGAAATGCCGCACGGCGGCTTCAAGCAGTCCGGCTACGGCAAGGACCTCTCCATGTACGGCGTGGAGGACTACACGCGCATCAAGCACGTGATGTCCGCCCTCGACTCCTAA
- a CDS encoding PucR family transcriptional regulator: MAISLAALVGVSSLKLAKAGVAETTWNQDINWVAVTELEDPQRFLNGGELVLTTGLRLRSAPEQRRFVRQVQRAGAVGIGFGVGLSHETVPPALLAEANRWGLPVVEVPYETPFIAITKLVADAQSADHYAKLERLIAGHQVLARALLTGGGLAELLKNLGGMLRTDIALTQFTAQLYNSSAAHPSADTWASYPVPTGRRDACTLWVRQPFEDTGIIGYAQNLISVELNNMVKQRQAQRALCGQVLEDVIHGALETSEAQRRLAGVGVNSTRKNVVLLAVSAAHGKALGSTSVPQELEKAVAAVVGKDLVLVVNDDGGTAPSLARRLSDHLAEAGIHATIGIGGAYTKPNGLRWSYFEARDAASHGLPVNEPERLSLTSLLLASEDVPLADMAHESLNPLRSFDAAHGSELMATLESYLNNNGSVAAVAEELTLHRNTVRYRLAQITELTGYDPAVTADRVQLWLALAVARLSARQGK, encoded by the coding sequence ATGGCCATTTCCCTCGCTGCCCTGGTGGGCGTGTCCTCCCTGAAGCTGGCCAAAGCCGGAGTGGCGGAGACAACCTGGAACCAGGACATTAACTGGGTTGCCGTCACGGAACTGGAGGATCCGCAACGGTTCCTCAACGGCGGCGAGCTGGTGCTCACCACCGGGCTGCGCCTCCGTTCCGCTCCCGAGCAGCGCCGCTTTGTGCGGCAGGTGCAGCGGGCGGGCGCGGTGGGCATCGGGTTCGGCGTTGGGTTGTCGCATGAGACGGTGCCGCCGGCACTCCTGGCCGAGGCCAACCGCTGGGGCCTGCCCGTGGTGGAGGTGCCGTATGAGACGCCGTTCATCGCCATCACCAAGCTGGTGGCGGATGCCCAGTCGGCGGACCACTACGCCAAGCTGGAACGGCTGATCGCGGGGCACCAGGTGCTGGCCCGGGCGCTGCTGACCGGCGGAGGGCTGGCGGAACTGTTGAAGAACCTCGGCGGCATGCTGCGCACCGACATTGCGTTGACCCAGTTCACGGCCCAGCTGTACAACAGCAGCGCTGCCCACCCGTCGGCCGACACCTGGGCCAGCTATCCCGTGCCCACGGGACGGCGGGACGCCTGCACGCTGTGGGTGCGCCAGCCGTTCGAGGACACGGGCATCATTGGCTACGCGCAGAACCTGATCAGCGTGGAGCTGAACAACATGGTCAAGCAGCGCCAGGCCCAGCGGGCGCTCTGCGGCCAGGTGCTGGAGGACGTGATCCATGGCGCACTGGAGACCAGCGAGGCGCAGCGCCGCCTGGCGGGCGTGGGCGTGAACAGCACCCGCAAGAACGTGGTGCTGCTGGCCGTGTCGGCCGCCCACGGGAAGGCCTTGGGGAGCACCTCGGTGCCGCAGGAGCTGGAGAAGGCGGTCGCCGCCGTCGTGGGCAAGGACCTGGTGCTGGTGGTCAATGACGACGGCGGGACGGCACCGTCGCTGGCACGGAGGCTCAGCGACCACCTCGCCGAAGCCGGCATCCATGCCACGATCGGCATCGGCGGGGCGTACACCAAGCCGAACGGCCTGCGCTGGAGCTACTTCGAAGCCCGGGATGCCGCCAGCCATGGATTGCCGGTCAACGAGCCGGAGCGGCTGAGCCTGACGTCGCTGCTGCTCGCCAGCGAGGATGTGCCGCTGGCGGACATGGCGCATGAATCCCTGAATCCCCTGCGTTCGTTCGACGCCGCACACGGGTCTGAGCTGATGGCCACGCTGGAAAGCTACCTGAACAACAACGGCTCGGTGGCTGCGGTGGCGGAGGAACTCACCTTGCACCGCAACACCGTCAGGTACAGGCTGGCGCAGATCACGGAGCTGACCGGCTACGACCCCGCGGTCACCGCGGACCGGGTGCAGCTCTGGCTGGCCCTGGCGGTGGCCCGGCTGTCGGCCCGGCAGGGCAAATAG
- the rarD gene encoding EamA family transporter RarD, translated as MPEGTPVATSPTSRSTAGDAVPAGPKAVAKESTAGLLFGIGAYVLWGMLPLYFYILMPAGAVEIVANRVVWSLLFCALLITVTRSWGVLAVALRDRRVFGSLALAAFLIAINWLTYTYGVTTGQAVETSLGYFINPLVSVLLGVLVLKERLRPLQWTAVGVGFVAVGVLTYSYGKLPWIALTLAFSFGLYGFVKNRVGSRVDAITSLSVETMVLAPLAAVAMVVLAASGSSTLTSQGAGHFWLLLASGVITAVPLLFFGASARRLPMTTIGLLQYFAPVLQFLVALLMFREAMTAERWIGFGVVWLALLLLTVDMLRTTRRNSLARKAALRQAA; from the coding sequence ATGCCAGAAGGAACCCCCGTAGCCACCTCCCCCACGTCACGCTCCACGGCAGGTGATGCGGTGCCCGCGGGCCCCAAGGCAGTCGCCAAGGAATCCACGGCGGGCCTGCTGTTCGGCATCGGCGCATACGTTTTGTGGGGGATGCTCCCGCTGTACTTCTACATCCTGATGCCGGCGGGCGCCGTCGAGATCGTGGCCAACCGCGTGGTGTGGTCCTTGCTGTTCTGCGCCCTGCTGATCACGGTGACCAGGTCGTGGGGTGTGCTCGCGGTGGCGCTACGGGACCGGCGGGTCTTTGGTTCCCTGGCGCTGGCGGCGTTCCTGATCGCCATCAACTGGCTGACCTACACCTATGGGGTCACAACGGGTCAGGCGGTGGAAACGTCGCTGGGGTATTTCATCAACCCGCTGGTTTCCGTGTTGCTGGGGGTGCTGGTCCTGAAGGAAAGGCTGCGGCCGCTGCAGTGGACAGCCGTCGGCGTCGGCTTCGTGGCGGTGGGCGTACTCACCTACTCCTACGGGAAACTGCCGTGGATAGCGCTGACCCTGGCGTTCAGCTTTGGCCTGTACGGCTTCGTCAAGAACCGGGTGGGATCGAGGGTGGACGCCATCACCAGCCTCAGCGTGGAGACCATGGTGCTCGCCCCGCTGGCCGCCGTCGCCATGGTTGTCCTGGCCGCAAGCGGCAGCTCCACGCTCACGTCCCAGGGGGCGGGGCACTTCTGGCTGCTGCTCGCATCCGGCGTGATCACCGCCGTCCCGCTGCTCTTCTTCGGCGCCTCGGCGCGGCGGTTGCCTATGACCACCATCGGACTGCTGCAGTATTTCGCTCCCGTCCTGCAGTTCCTGGTGGCGCTGCTGATGTTCCGGGAGGCCATGACTGCTGAACGCTGGATCGGCTTCGGGGTGGTATGGCTGGCCCTGCTTCTGCTGACCGTGGACATGCTGCGGACCACGCGCAGGAATTCCCTGGCCCGCAAGGCAGCGCTCCGGCAGGCCGCCTGA